The following proteins are encoded in a genomic region of Thiomonas sp. X19:
- a CDS encoding acetate uptake transporter family protein has protein sequence MDKKAINPAPLGLSGFALTTWLLSMVNAGWFPGLDVPMVLASAFAFGGTAQFVAGVMEAGAGNGFGFVAFCGYGAFWWSFALFVDFFAKGVQGPFVGWYLLLWGVFTTYMWIATWKKGKVLMLVFTALVPTFFLLAAGAMTGNGGLTVFGGYLGLVTAALAFYLAGAEIINESWGRVVLPV, from the coding sequence ATGGACAAGAAAGCAATCAATCCCGCCCCACTCGGGCTATCGGGCTTCGCCCTCACCACATGGCTGCTCAGCATGGTCAACGCCGGCTGGTTCCCCGGCCTGGACGTACCCATGGTGCTGGCGAGCGCGTTCGCCTTTGGCGGCACGGCGCAATTCGTCGCCGGGGTGATGGAGGCCGGCGCCGGCAACGGCTTCGGCTTTGTCGCGTTCTGCGGATACGGCGCGTTCTGGTGGAGCTTCGCCCTGTTCGTCGATTTCTTCGCCAAAGGCGTGCAAGGCCCGTTCGTCGGCTGGTATCTGCTGCTGTGGGGCGTGTTCACCACCTATATGTGGATCGCCACCTGGAAAAAAGGCAAGGTGCTGATGCTGGTGTTCACCGCCTTGGTTCCCACGTTCTTCCTGCTGGCCGCAGGGGCCATGACTGGCAATGGCGGTCTCACCGTGTTCGGCGGCTATCTGGGCCTGGTGACGGCTGCGCTGGCCTTCTATCTGGCGGGCGCC